A region from the Alnus glutinosa chromosome 5, dhAlnGlut1.1, whole genome shotgun sequence genome encodes:
- the LOC133869044 gene encoding uncharacterized mitochondrial protein AtMg00810-like, with the protein MTLLVYVDDIVFASTDRQAITDLTVFLNTRFKLKDLGSLRFFLGLEVARSAARISLCQKKFALDILSDTGHLAAKPSSFPMDSNAKFSALDGELFDDPKSYRRLIGRLLYLTLTRPDLTYVVHTLSQFMQSPWKPHLDAVYLILQYIKATPGQALFFPTSSSCHLKAFCDSDWAGCPDTCRSVSSFCVFLGDSLISWKSKKQTTVSRSSAEAEYRSMAAVCSEITWLFHLLQDFQITHSQAALLFCDSKAALHIAVIRNTTNELNTSRSIVMLCKKKIQLGLVRTLHVSSSNQLADLFTKALRSEAFRSLLSKMNIHNIHCSS; encoded by the coding sequence ATGACACTTCTGgtttatgtggatgatattgTTTTTGCAAGCACTGATAGGCAGGCTATCACTGATCTTACTGTTTTCTTAAACACTCGGTTTAAGCTCAAAGATTTAGGCTCTTTACGGTTCTTTCTTGGCTTGGAGGTTGCTCGCTCGGCTGCAAGGATTTCTCTTTGTCAGAAGAAATTTGCTTTGGATATCCTGAGTGATACTGGTCATTTGGCTGCTAAGCCATCTTCTTTTCCAATGGATTCCAATGCCAAGTTTTCTGCTTTGGATGGGGAGCTTTTTGATGATCCTAAGTCCTATCGCAGATTGATTGGTAGGCTATTGTATCTTACTCTTACTCGGCCTGACTTAACATATGTTGTTCATACCTTAAGTCAGTTTATGCAATCTCCTTGGAAGCCTCATTTAGATGCTGTCTATCTCATTCTTCAGTACATTAAAGCTACTCCTGGTCAAGCGTTGTTCTttccaacttcttcttcttgtcacTTGAAGGCGTTTTGTGACTCTGACTGGGCTGGCTGCCCTGACACATGCCGATCAGTCTCTAGCTTCTGTGTTTTTCTGGGTGATTCCTTAATTTCCTGGAAGTCTAAGAAGCAGACCACTGTTTCCCGCTCTTCAGCTGAGGCTGAATACCGTTCCATGGCTGCTGTTTGCAGTGAAATTACTTGGTTATTTCATCTTCTCCAGGATTTTCAGATTACACATTCTCAGGCTGCACTTCTTTTTTGTGACAGCAAGGCGGCTTTGCACATAGCTGTAATCCGGAATACGACGAACGAACTAAACACATCGAGATCGATTGTCATGTTGTGCAAGAAAAAAATCCAACTTGGCTTAGTTCGAACTCTGCATGTGTCTTCTTCCAATCAGCTTGCTGATTTATTTACGAAAGCTCTTCGCTCTGAGGCTTTTCGTTCTTTGCTGTCCAAGATGAACATTCACAACATCCATTGTTCATCTTGA
- the LOC133869045 gene encoding uncharacterized protein LOC133869045, with amino-acid sequence MGSPYLSVEINKPKSEIATNLKKPRSGNFSIEEDVLLVESWINTSVDPVNGNDQSKKKYWWRIWEKYHEHKTFNTSRNEASLLNRWGVIHKNVNKFCGCLAQVESAHQSGITQQDKELYRSLVGVPFAYEHCWNLLKNCPKWSTNNDKTRKRLFGNASSPFTESPINLGEDNVSTSNFVDLERPEGMKAAKERLNKKERNDNNDDIVVGYFKRKGGSSSRRGGSVPGRMFIDRNSLQGHLRLFLDYFADSPVYPPKIFRRRFWMHRHLFCRILSKVKEYDPYFVQRRNCAGTIDLSSLQKVTDAFRMLAYGVPADYVDEYVRIGETTIESLQRSPNSNDVARLLEVGETRGFPGMLGSIDCMHWTWRNCPVAWTGSHNDINVLERSFVFSHITEGRAPPANYTINGHNYTMGYYLGDSIYPQWPTIVKTISCPQGKKAKLFAAAQESARKHLLGAFSGGTLLGDVREELVSG; translated from the exons ATGGGATCTCCATATCTAAGTGTTGaaattaataaaccaaaatCTGAGATTGCAACCAATCTTAAGAAACCTAGAAGTGGCAACTTTAGCATTGAAGAAGATGTTCTACTTGTAGAATCATGGATAAATACTAGTGTTGATCCGGTGAATGGGAATGACCAATCAAAGAAGAAATATTGGTGGAGAATTTGGGAGAAGTACCATGAACATAAGACCTTCAATACTAGTCGGAATGAGGCATCTCTACTTAATAGATGGGGAGTAATTCATAAGAATGTAAATAAGTTTTGTGGATGCTTAGCTCAGGTTGAGTCAGCACATCAAAGTGGGATCACTCAGCAAGACAAG GAGTTATACCGGAGTTTGGTTGGCGTTCCATTTGCTTATGAACATTGCTGGAATTTATTGAAGAATTGTCCAAAATGGAGTACTAACAAtgataaaacaagaaaaagattattCGGAAATGCATCTTCGCCTTTTACTGAAAGTCCGATAAATCTAGGGGAAGATAATGTCTCTACTAGTAACTTTGTAGATTTGGAGAGACCTGAAGGCATGAAGGCCGCAAAAGAGCGAttgaataaaaaagagagaaatgataacaATGATGATATTGTTGTGGG ATATTTCAAAAGAAAGGGAGGATCTAGTTCACGTCGTGGTGGTTCTGTTCCAGGACGTATGTTCATCGATCGTAATTCTTTGCAAGGCCACTTAAGgctttttttggattattttgctGATTCACCAGTATATCCTCCAAAAATATTTCGTAGGAGGTTTTGGATGCATCGTCATCTTTTTTGTCGTATTTTGTCTAAGGTAAAAGAGTACGATCCGTACTTTGTCCAAAGAAGAAATTGTGCTGGAACAATCGATTTGTCTTCCCTTCAAAAAGTGACTGACGCATTTAGGATGCTCGCTTATGGAGTACCAGCTGACTACGTTGATGAGTATGTGCGAATTGGAGAAACCACTATAGAATCTCTTCAAAG GTCTCCAAACAGCAATGATGTTGCTAGATTATTAGAAGTTGGCGAAACTCGTGGTTTTCCAGGGATGTTGGGTAGCATTGATTGCATGCACTGGACATGGAGGAATTGCCCAGTTGCGTGGACAG GTTCTCACAATGACATCAATGTTCTAGAACGGTCTTTTGTGTTTTCTCATATCACTGAAGGGCGTGCTCCTCCAGCCAATTACACAATCAATGGTCATAACTACACAATGGGATACTATCTTGGTGATAGTATATATCCACAGTGGCCAACTATTGTAAAGACAATTTCATGCCCACAAGGAAAAAAGGCAAAACTATTTGCTGCAGCCCAAGAGTCAGCAAGAAAG CATTTATTGGGCGCATTTAGTGGTGGTACTCTGCTTGGGGATGTTCGTGAAGAGTTGGTGTCAGGGTGA